A window from Dysidea avara chromosome 2, odDysAvar1.4, whole genome shotgun sequence encodes these proteins:
- the LOC136247409 gene encoding uncharacterized protein isoform X2, which produces MWSSVLSNQRICDGQQFSNNGFPIFVEESESDTSLPIFIEPVVHSEDEGDKNSVLRVNSTLKSPSKIVPNDQAELNPSRTNATGSCSCENTTVALTLPTNGGKRFAPLQSSTPVKKQRKQQTINATEEHTIGATEEHERCTAGDLSVWKLSNVVNLNGCKEKCATTQHGLTEYDILSDHCGFDGKTQPEQNNWISQYFGTHCPSSSDGSKDIKNTLYIVRGKPVCLKVWLAVLSLSTSRFYRLRQLFVEFGDTSNAVQLKRRKSLSTKTKDALAWMEHYFNKVGDKRPDKESILLPTCLTEKRIHEILIEQLYHGDTSKAICLSQFNKLFREEFKNVSIPKRYTMRCAAACSTSSTVANWISNQVG; this is translated from the exons ATGTGGTCTTCAGTCCTGTCCAACCAAAGAATATGTGACGGACAGCAGTTTAGCAACAATGGATTTCCAATATTTGTCGAAGAATCGGAAAGTGATACTAGTTTACCGATCTTTATCGAGCCAGTAGTTCACAGCGAAGATGAAGGCGATAAGAATTCAGTTTTACGCGTGAATAGTACTCTCAAGTCACCCTCAAAAATAGTACCAAATGACCAAGCTGAATTGAATCCCTCGAGAACAAATGCAACAGGTAGTTGCAGCTGTGAAAACACAACCGTAGCTTTAACTCTACCTACAAATGGCGGAAAGAGGTTTGCTCCACTTCAAAGCAGCACGCCTGTGAAGAAGCAGCGTAAACAGCAAACAATCAATGCCACTGAAGAGCATACAATTGGTGCCACTGAAGAGCATGAGCGTTGCACAGCAGGTGATTTAAGTGTGTGGAAACTCAGTAATGTTGTGAACCTTAATGGCTGTAAGGAGAAGTGTGCTACCACGCAGCATGGACTAACTGAATATGACATCCTGTCTGATCACTGCGGATTTGATGGCAAGACGCAACCAGAACAGAACAATTGGATAAGCCAATACTTTGGCACCCACTGCCCTTCTAGTTCAGATGGATCAAAGGATATAAAAAACACATTATACATTGTTAGAGGAAAGCCGGTTTGCCTAAAGGTGTGGCTCGCTGTACTTTCTCTGAGTACATCCAGGTTCTATAGGCTTCGCCAGCTATTTGTTGAATTTGGTGATACAAGCAATGCTGTGCAACTAAAACGAAGGAAATCATTGTCTACCAAGACGAAGGATGCTTTAGCATGGATGGAGCATTACTTCAACAAAGTTGGAGATAAGCGTCCAGATAAGGAGTCAATCTTATTACCAACCTGTTTAACTGAAAAGCGTATTCATGAAATTTTGATAGAGCAACTCTATCACGGAGACACCTCCAAAGCCATTTGTCTGTCACAATTCAACAAGCTGTTTAGAGAAGAGTTTAAGAATGTATCCATTCCAAAG AGATACACCATGAGATGtgctgctgcctgttcaacatcTTCCACAGTGGCGAATTGGATCTCGAACCAAGTTGGATAG
- the LOC136247409 gene encoding uncharacterized protein isoform X1 has protein sequence MDQNKTNIPSLISVPKSCQNLWKLRTHLTGVVVHGLGHHCLFDYLQFPHDANLTLTAILFVLKEILNSRRLPCKLFIQMDNCVQENKNKYVYGFMAYLVEKNIFKEIELGFLMVGHTHEDVDQRFSRLSQYLSKNSASTIAAMLESAKRSNPDVVHASVVEEVYNIREWIAPHLEEIHYHTEPHIFMFKKDGSGKAVMQYKFWSHNDWIGNCVLLKSVPTGRPELIQPSLAKQDLGQLKKDIVKYEIAGAIKSDDLVQWKEDISGIENRFGCTPQSSGWILDSITMVDERFTASSTIDVPVNPRIQNYASKYTNHRPIQIGKKKPARKGPDTIPTEPESIAPSPYEVGDYVYLKCQRYKKFLPQVGKVASIGTTVIKVEWLEGDYNEKFKFWRGRRSKIVTEEFPKRAVVGKISLSPSMELSSEDIIMMKENYVTAEFV, from the exons ATGGATCAGAACAAGACAAACATTCCTAGTCTTATTAGCGTGCCGAAGAGTTGCCAGAACCTTTGGAAACTAAGGACTCATTTAACCGGTGTTGTGGTTCATGGCCTAGGACACCACTGCTTGTTCGACTATTTGCAGTTCCCGCACGATGCAAATTTAACACTTACAGCCATATTGTTTGTGCTAAAAGAGATTTTAAACTCAAGGAGGCTCCCATGCAAGCTTTTTATTCAAATGGACAATT GTGTTCAGGAAAATAAGAACAAATATGTTTATGGATTTATGGCATATTTAGTAGAAAAGAACATCTTTAAAGAA ATTGAACTTGGATTTTTAATGGTGGGTCATACCCACGAGGACGTAGATCAACGGTTCAGTCGACTATCTCaatatttaagcaaaaattcaGCAAGTACAATAGCTG CAATGCTAGAGTCAGCGAAAAGAAGTAATCCAGATGTGGTCCATGCGTCTGTGGTAGAAGAAGTATATAACATCAGGGAGTGGATTGCTCCTCATCTTGAAGAAATCCACTACCACACTGAGCCACACATTTTTATGTTCAAAAAGGATGGATCAGGGAAAGCCGTGATGCAGTACAAGTTTTGGTCACATAATGATTGGATTGGTAATTGTGTCCTTTTAAAA TCTGTGCCAACCGGAAGACCAGAGCTTATCCAGCCATCATTGGCCAAGCAAGATTTGGGACAGCTGAAGAAGGATATTGTGAAGTATGAAATTGCTGGAGCTATAAAATCAGATGATTTAGTTCAATGGAAGGAAGACATTTCAGGGATTGAAAACCGTTTTGGATGCACCCCACAAAGTTCTGGTTGGATTTTAGACAGCATAACAATGGTAGATGAACG GTTTACAGCGTCCAGTACTATAGATGTGCCAGTTAATCCGAGGATTCAGAACTATGCTTCCAAATATACTAATCATCGTCCG ATACAAATTGGAAAAAAGAAACCTGCTCGTAAAGGCCCAGACACTATACCTACAGAACCAGAAAGTATTGCTCCGTCTCCATATGAAGTCGGTGACTATGTTTATTTGAAGTGCCAAAGATACAAGAAATTTTTACCACAAGTTGGTAAAGTTGCCAGTATAGGCACTACAGTTATCAAGGTCGAATGGCTCGAGGGAGACTACAATGAgaaattcaagttttggagaGGACGTCGCAGCAAAATTGTAACTGAAGAATTTCCAAAGCGAGCAGTGGTCGGAAAAATATCATTGTCACCATCGATGGAATTATCCAGTGAAGATATTATAATGATGAAAGAAAATTATGTAACAGCGGAATTCGTATAG
- the LOC136247421 gene encoding 2-oxoisovalerate dehydrogenase subunit beta, mitochondrial-like: MAALSLSRFSKGFRLLPKLSMNISYVSEKLPDEHAANEVRKMRLVESVRDAMDVTLQNDPTSILLGEDIAFGGVFRCTEGLQEKYGDTRVFNSPLCEHGIVGFGIGAATAGITTIAEIQFADYIYPAFDQIVTEASKYRYRSGSQFNCGPLTIRGSYGAVGHGGHYHSQSPEAFFTHLPGIKVVIPRGPFQAKGLLLASIQDDNPVIFFEPKILYREAAEDVPLGDYTLPLSEAEVVEEGTDVTLVGYGAQIQVFREVREMAKDQLGVSCEIIDLRTLLPWDVDTVAKSVSKTNRMVIAHEAPITQGFAAEISATIQNECFLNLEAPIQRVCGWDTPFPCIFEPFYLPDKYRCFEAVKHVTNY; the protein is encoded by the exons TCATATGTATCAGAGAAACTCCCAGACGAGCACG cgGCCAACGAGGTTCGCAAAATGAGACTGGTTGAATCAGTGCGAGATGCCATGGATGTCACCCTTCAAAACGACCCCACGTCTA TCTTGTTAGGTGAAGATATTGCCTTTGGCGGGGTGTTTAGATGCACTGAAGGATTGCAAGAGAAATATG GTGATACTAGGGTGTTTAACTCTCCACTGTGTGAGCATGGCATTGTAGGATTTGGCATTGGTGCAGCCACTGCAGGAATTACTACAATTGCTGAGATCCAGTTTGCAGATTACATATATCCTGCCTTTGATCAG ATTGTTACTGAAGCTTCTAAATATCGGTATCGCTCTGGAAGCCAATTTAATTGTGGCCCTCTAACCATAAGAGGATCATATGGAGCAGTTGGACATGGTGGTCATTATCACTCACAGAGCCCTGAAGCATTTTTTACACATTTACCTGGCATAAAG GTGGTGATACCTCGAGGACCATTTCAAGCCAAAGGTCTACTACTAGCCTCTATTCAGGATGATAATCCAGTTATATTTTTTGAACCAAAAATCCTTTATCGTGAAGCAG CGGAGGATGTCCCATTGGGAGATTACACATTGCCTTTATCAGAAGCTGAAGTAGTGGAAGAAG GTACTGATGTGACACTGGTTGGTTATGGTGCACAAATACAAGTGTTCAGAGAAGTTCGTGAGATGGCAAAAGACCAACTTGGTGTTTCATGTGAAATTATTGATTTACGAACACTGCTACCTTGGGATGTAGACACTGTGGCAAAG TCAGTGAGCAAGACAAATAGAATGGTGATAGCACATGAGGCACCAATCACTCAAGGATTTGCTGCAGAAATTTCAGCCACAATTCAA AATGAATGCTTTCTTAATCTTGAAGCACCTATTCAAAGAGTGTGTGGTTGGGATACCCCATTTCCATGCATATTTGAGCCATTTTACCTGCCTGATAAATACAGATGTTTTGAAGCCGTGAAACATGTAACAAATTATTAG